Genomic DNA from Candidatus Nitronereus thalassa:
AGGAATTGGAGGCGTTGGGCGAATCGCATGCCGGCGCGATCGTGACCAAGTCCATGACCCCGCAACCGCGTGAAGGCAATCCCGGACCGCGGTATGTCAGCTTTCCCGGTGGTTCGATCAACTCCATGGGCCTGCCGAATTTAGGGTATCCGGCCTACGCCAAATTAATTCCAGAACTACGCCGGTTCAAGAAACCCGTCGTGGCGAGTGTGGCGGGTTTAAGTCCTCAAGATTTTATCGAGGCGGCCAAGGCTATCGAATTGGCGAAACCCGACCTTGTCGAAGTGAACCTGTCCTGTCCTAATATCCCAGGGAAACCCCAGATTGGATATGATATGGAGGCGTCGCGGCAGTTGTTGCTCGAACTCCAGGATATATTCACCATTCCCATGGGCGTGAAACTGCCACCCTATTTCGACCCCATCCATCATGAAGCCATGGCGCGTGTGCTGGAAAAAGTGAAGGTATCATTTCTCTCCCTCATCAACTCAGTAGGCAACGGGCTGGTCGTAGACCCCGAGTCGGAAACTGTGGTGATCAAGCCCAAAGGCGGGTTTGGCGGGATGGGTGGCACCATTATTAAACCCGTGGCACTGGCCAACGTGCGTGCCTTTTGGAAACTCTTTCAGGGTCAAATGCCCATAATTGGGACAGGCGGGGTCGTGACGGGCACGGATGTCTTCGAGCATCTGTTGTGTGGCGCGTCTGCGGTTCAAATCGGCACCACGCTGGTGGATGAAGGACTCACGGCGTTCGACCGTATTGAGAAAGAGTTGTCGGAGGTCCTAAATAAAAAAGGGTATGCGTCGGTGGAAGCCTGTCGAGGGAAGCTGAAAGAGTTGTGAGTCAGTTTCGGGTGGACTCAAAAGACGAGGCGGAAATAATCGGAGAAATTAGGATTTACTGGGAACAGAATTTTTGGGAATGAGGCGTAAGAGCAAACCTTGACGAAGCAGTTGAGCGACATTGCGTACCCGCAGGCGACGCATTAAATTAAAGCGATGTACTTCCACCGTCCGCACACTGATATCGAGTTGTTCACCGATTTCTCGATTGGTATGCCCTAAGGCAACGAGTCTGAGGATTTCTTTTTGACGAGCCGTTAACGAAAACGCGTCATCCTTCTTTTCACGTACCGCACCCTTCACATCTTGGGTTTTCAATTTTGCTTTCGCCATGAATGAAGCCTGGAAGAATGAATGCGCAAATAAGAAAGATCATATGTACCAAAATTAGACCCCCCCACTCAACCCTCACTATTCATGCATGTTTTATTCCATCCTGACATTGGCAATTCACCATTTGTGGAGCCGTCCCCTGCGAACGGGGTTGACCGTGTTCGGGGTGGGAATCGGGGTCTCAGCGGCGATCGCGATGTCGGTGGCGAATGAGGAAGTCTTCCGGTCATTCGAAACAACCGTCACTAGTGTAGTAGGGACAGCGACCATTCACATCACCGCCACAGAAGGATTACTCGACGAACTGGTCGTGATCCCGGTTCGAAAACATCAGGCCGTAGAGTCAGCGAGTCCGGTGATCAATCTTTCAGCAAAAGTGTTGCTGTCTGAAAACAATCCGCAATCATTTCGAATTCAAGCCGTCGATGTTCTCGAATGGCTCAGCGCCGACACGCTAGAATTTTCTTCCACAGACGCCGAGGATTCGTCACTGGATTATTTGCTGAATCCCGATGTGCTCTTTCTTCATCAAGACACAGCCGAGCGACTCAATCTGAACGTCGGAGATTCGCTCAATTTGGAAGTAGGGAGCCGTCGCTACGAAGTGACATTAGGAGGAGTGTTTGTGGCGACCAATCCCGGGCAAACCTGGGACTCCTTTGCCATCATGGACATTGCTGCCGCGCAAATGTTGTTTGACCTGGTGGGATTTGTAGACAGGTACGACCTCAAAACCCAACACCATGCGCCCGTCCAAGAGATCATCCAAGATTTACAGCGCACCCTGGGCCCCACCATCTCCGTCGGCCGCCCCGCCCAGCGCAATCAACAAGTCGAGCGCATGCTCAGATCGTTTCAGCTCAATCTCACCACCCTCAGCATGGTCGGGCTATTCGTGGGAGTGTTCCTCGTTTACAACGCCGTGGGCTTTTCGGTGGTCCAATATCGGCGGGAAATCGGCATCCTGCGGGCATTGGGCATGTACCGCCGACAGATTGCATGGTTGTTTTTAGGCGAGGCCGCAGTCGTTGGTCTGTTGGGTGGAGCCGGGGGAACCGCCTTGGGTGTGGTGTTCGCCAAACTCTTGGTGGTGTTAGAAAGCGAAACCGTGTCGGAATTGTATACCTCAGTACCGGTAGGGGCGGTTGAGATGACGCCTGCCTTGATGGCGGGCGGTTGTGTCCTGGGATTAGGGCTCGCAATCCTGGGAGCCCTTGGCCCTTGTTGGGAAGCCAGCCACACCGAGCCGGCTCGGGCTCTGGCCCCGGGCCAGTATGAAGACACACGGCAAAACCGTTATGGACTCTTTACGAGTCTCGCGGTGGCGCTGTTTCTGGTGGCGTTCGGGCTGTCGATGTTGCCCCCCGTCGATGGCATTCCGGTGTATGGATATGCCGCGGCCTTTTGCCTGTTGCTCGCCTGTACCTGTTTAGCGCCGCTATGCATTCAGGCCCTTCGGGGAATCATGAGCCTTCCATTCAAATCTGCACTGGGCTTGTCCGCGCATCTGGCCGCGGATCAGATTATTCGCACGCCGGGACGAAATAGCATGACCCTCTCCGCCCTCATGGTGGGCATTGCCATCATGGTAGGCGTGGGTGTGATGGTCCAAAGCTTTCGCACCACCGTGGAAACCTGGATCGATCAAACGATGATGGCCGACTTATTAATCACGCCCCAATTAGATGTGTTGGAAGCCAGTCAGGCGGGAAAGGAGGCGCATTTTCCGGAAGAAATTCTCAAAGCCGCATCAGCCCTGCCGGGAGTGGTGGCCGTCGACCCGTATCGCCAGGTCCGCATTCAAGTAGGAGAGACCACCGTCATTCTCGTGGCCAGAGATTTCCGGGTTCATGCCGATCGGAGCCAGTATTTGTTTGTTGGTGGCGACTCGGATACGCGCCTGCAAGAAGCCCTAAAACAGAATGGCGTCATCGTGTCCGAGGTGTTGGCGAGACGATTAAACGTCGAAGTCGGCGAGTCGTTACAGTTACCGACGAGCCAAGGGTCCCACGGCTTTCCGGTTGTGGGGATCTTCTACGACTATGCCACGGATGGCGGAAAAGTCGTCATGGATCGGGCGCTGTACGAAGAGCATTGGGGAGATGCCTCGGCGTCGGTATTAGCCATCTACAAAGATCCGCAGACAACATCTAATGAACTTCGAACGCAACTGAACTCCGCCCTGACTCCGCTCATGCCCATCACCATTATCGGCAATCAAGAGCTTCGCGAAGAGATTCTCGAAATTTTTGATCGTACGTTTCGAGTGACGCATGGCTTGGAATTGATCGCCGTGCTCGTGGGGTTGCTGGGTATCGCCAATACCTTGCTTACCGCCATCGTAGAACGCCAACGAGAGTTCGCTACGTTCCGTGCGCTCGGCGCAGGCGTGCGACAGATTCAAGGCATGGTATTTTGGGAGTCACTCATCCTCGGCGCCATCGGCGCCATCCTGGGTTTGCTGGCAGGACTGCTGTTGGCTGCTTTGCTCATCTTCGTCATCAACAAACAATCCTTCGGCTGGACCATCCAATTCGTCGTCTCCCCCAGCATCCTGCTCGGAGCCGTGACCGTTGCAGCCCTAGCCGCCATTGCCGCCGCCTACCTCCCAGCCCGCTGGGTCACCAAAGGGGTCATCGCTGAGGGATTGAGGTATGAATAAAATGAGAAAGTAGTCATTCCCGACATTATTAATCGGGAATCCATCCATTCCTTATGTTCTGATCTTTCTTTTTGTTCAATGGTTGGTTAGCATGCAGTTGTCCAAGTGGACACAAAGTCACCAATGGCAAAATCCCAGAAGAAAAAAATCCTGATCCTTGCTGGACCAAACGGTGCAGGCAAAACCACCTTCGCGCGGGAGTTTCTGCCTCAAGAAGCTGAATGCCTAAGGTTCATGAACGTCGATCTTATTGCAGAAGGTCTTTCCCCATTTAACCCAGACGTTGCAGCCTTCCAAGCAGGACGCCTCATGGTTCAAGAGATGGTAACACTCGTCAGGCGTCGCGAAAGTTTTGCGTTTGAGACCACCCTCAGTGGATTGCGATATGCTCGACTCATCCCCCAATGGAGAAAGAAAGGGTATTTCATTAAACTGATATTCCTGAAACTTCCAAACCCGGAAATGGCCATCGCGCGGGTAGCCGCCCGGGTGGCCCAAGGCGGACACAATGTGGCGGAAAACGTGATTCGAAGAAGGTTTAAGGCAGGTTGGCGAAATTTCCAAGGCACCTATCAACCCCTTGTCGATTCATGGATTCTGTATGATAATGCCGGAGATGTTCCACGATATGTCGACTCAGGAGGAACCCGATAATGGCAGGGAAACAGGTATCCATCAAAGATCCAGATCTTGCCAAAGTGGGTATAGCCTTAAAACGTGCCGCGTTAAAAGCCAGAAAATTAGGCTTTGCTACAAACACGCCAGTGTATGTGTATCGAAACGGGAAAATTATCGATATTGTGGCAGAACACCGAAAAACTCGAACATCAAAAAAGGTGAGCGCTAACGGTGGGGTCGGCAAGAAAACCCATCGAAGTCAAAAAGCCCTACGCGATAAGAACCGATAAAATTCCCATTACTTTCGCCTTCTTCCATCGTGGATATAAACCATGAAACTGAACTATTATGCTGAGACGGACTCTCTCTACATCGATCTGACCGAAAACCAAGGCGTAGAAAGCCGGGAAGTGTCTGAAGGGATAATCTTGGATTATGACGCCGAGGGTAATCTGGTAGGCATTGACATCGACAATGTCAGCCGAAAAGTCAAACTCGAGGAATTAACATTAAACAAACTCCCCGCCTCAGTTCATGCCATAGCCTAATAACGTCTGTATTCAGACTGATGTAAGCGACCATCAGAGGCGTGCATCCTTTCCTCAAAAAACGTTTCCGACATTCATAATCGGGAATCTATCTATTCAATTTTTCCCCTTTTTCTTGATCAATTCCCCATCGATTGTATGTTCCAGTTGCGTGACGAGAAGTTGGCCAACTTGAAATCACAAATTGTGACGTATAGTTGGAATGGGCGCAGGCGTGCGACAGATTCAAGGCATGGTGTTCTGGGAATCCTTGATCCTCGGTGCCATCGGCGCCGTCCTGGGCTTACTGGCAGGACTGCTGTTGGCTGCCTTGCTCATCTTCGTGATCAACAAACAATCCTTCGGCTGGACCATCCAATTCGTCGTGTCTCCAAGCACCTTGCTCGGAGCCGTCACCGTCGCAGGCCTAGCCGCCATCGCCGCCGCCTACCTCCCCGCCCGCTGGGTGACGAAGGGGGTGATTGCTGAAGGTTTGCGATATGAGTAATGTGTAGAGGTCAAAGCATCTTGCCCTTTTGCTAGCATAACTCAAATAGTTTTAAAGCGATGAGGTAAAGCCATGAGCACGCTCACAATTCGAAAAATTCCAGAAGCCATCCTTGAACGACTCAAAGCTGCTGCCAGTCGAAAGGATCATTCCATGGAGCAGGAAGTGCGTGAACTGCTCAAAAAAAAGTATGCCACCACTCCAGAGATAGCCGCGCGGATTCGGAAGCGGTGGAAGGACCTGCCTAAGACCACCCCTGCAAAAGTCAAAACCTGGCGACAAGTCGGTCGGCCCTAGGGAAGGCTAATCGATGGTTGTGGACACAATGGTCTTTGCCTACGCGCTGCTTGGTGTCCCACGCTTTCGTGATGAATCTCTTGCAGTGCTCACCCAAGTTGACAGTGTTCTTGTTCCTGACAGCTTCCGAGCCGAACTCGTAAATGTTGTATGGCAATGGATTCGAGAACATCAGCAAACCCTTGAAGTGGGAATGGATGTGTTGACGGATGCGGATGCCCTCATCACCTATGCGGCGCCTGCAGACGAACTATGGGAGCGTGCATTGGAATTGTCTGTCGAAGCCAATCATCCAGCCTATGACACCCTATGTGTAGCATTGGCTGAGAGGGAAAATACCGGCCTCATCACCTACGACACAAAACTGCGCAAAAAGTTTCAGAATCAAACGATCTCACCATCGGATTTCCTCAGCAATCTGTCTTGATATGGATGGTTCGAAAGCCATGTGAAATAGCCGCCTACCTCCCCGCCCGCTGGGTGACGAAGGGGATGATTGCTGAAGGGTTGAGGTATGAGTGAACAAAGAGTCCGTCATTCCCGATGTGTTAATCGGGAAACCATCTTTGTAACTTTTTTCTATATTTTCTGGCTTGTCTAGTCGGAAATTTGAACGGGAAATAATCTCCTAATAATATTGCTTTTCTTCAAATTATAAGATTGTTTTCACCAACCAAGCAGACCTATACTATTCCCTATAGTTTAGGTACATTTCGCCCATGGCTCTAAAAAAATCCGAACTTTATTCATCTCTCTGGCAAAGCTGCGATGAACTGCGTGGTGGGATGGATGCTAGCCAATACAAGGATTACGTCCTTGTTCTGCTCTTCATCAAATACGTCAGCGACAAGTACGCTGGCATCCCCTATGCCCCGATTACCATCCCCAATGGCGCATCTTTCAAGGACATGGTTGCGCTCAAAGGCAAGCCCGACATCGGTGATCAGATCAACAAGAAAATCATCGCTCCGCTGGCCAACGCCAACAAACTGTCGGACATGCCGGACTTCAATGACCCCAACAAGCTGGGCAGCGGCGATGAGATGGTCAAGAAACTCACCAATCTCATCGCCATCTTTGAGAACAAGGCGCTCGATTTCTCGAAGAACCGCGCCGAGGGCGACGACATTCTGGGCGATGCCTATGAATACCTCATGCGCCACTTCGCTACGCAGAGTGGCAAGAGCAAAGGGCAGTTTTACACCCCGGCGGAAGTCAGCCGAATCATCGCGCAAATCATCGGCATCCATGAGGCAAAGACGACCAGTGCCACCACCGTCTATGACCCCGCCTGTGGTTCGGGTTCACTGCTCCTGAAGGTGGGAGACGAGGCCGGCACGTCGGTTACCCTGTACGGACAGGAAAAGGACGCTGCCACCAGTGGCCTCGCGCGGATGAACATGATCCTGCACAACAACCCCACGGCCCTCATTGTGCAGGGCAACACATTGGCCGATCCAAAGTTTAAGGAGGGCGATACACTCAAGACTTTCGACTACGTCATCGCCAATCCGCCATTTTCCGACAAACGCTGGAGCACTGGCATCGACCCGCTCAATGACCCGTACAACCGCTTCCAGCCCTTCGGCACGCCACCTGGCAAGCAGGGCGATTACGCGTATCTGCTCCACATCGTCCGCTCGCTCAAGAGCCAAGGCAAAGGCGCGTGTATCCTGCCGCATGGCGTCCTCTTCCGCGGCCATGCCGAGGCGGACATCCGACGCAATCTGATTCGCAAGGGGTACATTCAAGGCATCATCGGCCTGCCAGCCAACCTGTTCTTCGGCACAGGCATCCCCGCTTGCATCGTTGTCGTAAACAAACAAGATGCCCACACCCGCAAGGGAATCTTTATGATCGATGCCAGCGCAGGCTTCATGAAGGACGGCCCCAAAAACCGCCTCCGCGCCCAAGACATTCATAAAATTGTGGATGTCTTCAACAAGCGTCAAGAAGTGCCTAAATACTCTCGCATGGTTAGTGTGGAAGAGATCGAAAAAAATGAGTTCAACCTCAACCTTCCCCGCTATATCGATAGTCAGACGCCCGAGGATCTTCAAGACATCGAGGGCCACCTGAAAGGCGGCATTCCCGTCGCCGATGTCGACGCCCTTCAGCGTTACTGGGAAGTCTGCCCCAATCTTCAACAAGTGCTCTTCAAGGCCAACCGTCCCGGCTATCTCGATCTCACTGTAGACAAGGCCGCCATCAAGCCCACCATCTACGAGCACCCGGAGTTCGCCACTTTCATCACGGACATGAACCGCCACTTCGCCACCTGGCGCAAGAAGAGCGCCAAAAGGCTAAAGGCTTTGCAGGCCGGATGCCATCCCAAGGAAATCATCTTTGGACTCTCCGAGGACTTACTCGCGCATTACAGGGGCAAGCCGCTCATGAACCATTACGATGTGTATCAACATCTCATGGACTATTGGTCTGATACCATGCAGGACGACTGCTACCTCATCGCCGCCGAGGGCTGGAAGGCCGAGACCTCCCGCATCATCGAGACCAAGAAAGGGAAGGATGGCAAACCCGGCAAGCAGGTGGACAAGGGTTGGGCCTGCGATCTCATCCCAAAGCCACTCATCGTCGCACGGTACTTCCCCAAAGAACAGAAAGCCATCGACCAACTCACGGTCGAATTGGAAAACACGACCGCTCAAATCACCGAACTGGAAGAGGAGCACGGCGGCGAAGAAGGAGTGTTTGCCGAGCTGGAGAAAATCAACAAAGCCACAGTCACGGCTCGCCTCAAAGAACTCCGGGCCGAATCCGAGCATGTCGAGTCTCAGCGCAAAACCATTGAAGGCAAAACCGCCGTCTTGAAAGCCGCGGAAGATTCCCCCCTCTATGGAAACGAGGAAAAATCCGAGGCTGATATTTTAAACGAATGGCTCACCCTCAATAGCCAAGAGTCGGATCTCAAACGAAAAATTAAAGACGCCGAGACTGCGCTGGATGCCAAAGCCTACGCGCAGTATCCCAAGCTCACCGAAGATGAAATCAAAACCCTGGTCGTGGATGATAAATGGCTGGCGACCCTGGAGAAAGACATCCACGGCGAGATGGACCGAATCAGCCAGGTCCTCACCCAGCGTGTGAAGGAACTGGCCGAATGGTATGAAACCCCGATGCCGCAAATGGTCGATCGAGTTGTGGAATTGGAGGGAAGGGTGAAGGGCCACCTGGAGAAGATGGGGTTTGCATGGAAGTGAAATCCGGCTACAAGCAGACCGAGGTGGGGGTGATTCCGGAAGATTGGGACGTAAAAACTATTGACGAAATATGCTTCTATCAAAATGGAACTGCTCTAGAGCACTATTTTAATAATAGCGATGGCCACCTCGTAATTTCCATTGGGAACTATTCCTCATCTGGGAAATTTGTGGAGACAGGAAATTATATCTACAAAATTCATTCAATAAAACTGAAGAAATTCCTTCTAAGGAAAAATGAATTGGCGATGTTATTGAACGATAAAACATCGGTTGGAACAATTATCGGCAGAGTGCTTCTAATAGACCAGGATGACACCTATATTTTTAATCAGCGCACAATGAGGTTAGCAAGTAAAGGGGCAGCAACCCCGGCTTATTTATATTTTCAAATTAATAGTGATTTAACTCATAAGAGAATAGTGAGTCTTGCCAAGCCAGGCACACAAATTTATGTAAATACACGCGATATTACTGAACTAAACATCCCCCTTCCCCCCACCAAAGACGAACAAGAAGCCATTGCCGAGGCGTTGAGCGATGCGGATGCCCTCATCGAATCCCTGGAGCAACTCCTCAACAAAAAATGCCACCTTAAACAAGGCGCCATGCAGGAACTCCTCACCGGCAAAAAGCGCCTGCCGGGCTTTAAGGAAAAATGGGGAGAGAAAACCTTTGATGAAATATTCGATTTCTACCCCACCGCCACCAATTCCCGCAATGATCTCAATCCGGAAGGCGATACGTTCTACATTCACTATGGAGATATTCACACACGGTTTCACAATCACTTGGACTTTAGTCGTGATCTCCCTCCAAAAATCGAGCGCCAATGCTGCAAGAACGCGGCCTTGCTACGGAATGGAGACTGGATCATGGTAGATGCCTCCGAAGATTTCGACGGCATCGCTAAAGCAGTTGAGGTCACCGGTTTGAACGCGGGGACTGCGGCAGTTTCTGGTCTACACACTTTTTTACTTCGAGAGAAAGTGCCGATATTTGCCTTAGGTTTTAAAGGTCATTTGCGAAATCTCCATTCACTCCAACAGCAGCTTCTTCGGGTAGCTACCGGCATGAAGGTATTCGGGGTTTCTAAAACGGCACTAAGAAATCTCTTTTTGCCTGTTCCACCACCTGAAGAACAAACCGCCATCGCTGCCATCCTGAGCGACATGGACGCGGAGATCGCCGCGCTGGAAGCGAAGCTCGCCAAAGCCCGCCAGCTCAAGCAGGGCATGATGCAGGAACTCCTTACCGGAAGGATACGGCTGGTCCAAAGGGACCAGGAAGTGAGTAAAAAAAATGCTGAATAAATTTGCGAAGTTTCTGCTCGTGGCCACATCGCTGTCGCCGGTGCTGGGTGCGGTTGCCGTCAATCAATTTGGGCTCGGGAGACCGTGGACGAACTGGTTCCCCTGGCTAGTAGGGGCACTGCTGTTGGTGTTCATTTGTTGGCTGTTGCTTCAATACGCGGCAGGCAATGCGCAAAAACACCAATTCCGGATAGAACAATTTGAAAGTAACGACAAGGAAGTGCTCGCCTTCTTATTGGCATACCTGCTTCCTTTTATATCCGCCAAGGATATGGCTTTTGAAGGCCAATTGATGACCGGCGCCTATATCTTTTTAATCATTTGCCTGGTGATTGCGCACGCCGGTGCATTTCATTTCAACCCGGTCATGGGGCTTTTGGGCTATCACTTCTATGGTGTAAAGAACAGTGATGGCGTCTCTCAGCTACTCATCAGCAAGGCAGAACTTCGTCGAACCGGAAAAGAGGTGGAGACCGTCCGGCTTGCTCATAATATCTACCTGCACACGGGAGGCGGGGATGCTTGAGAATTTCCAACTTGCGGCCATTGTAAAAGCAGGCGGACAGATGGGGTTATACCAAATACCCCTTCACCAGGCTTTACAGAAAACACTCGCGAAAAACTGGCAGACGCAATACGAATCCTTCACGAACAATATTCACGAAATTGATTTCGACGCAGGATATGACCCCGAGGAGCATGAGCGCTTCCGTTTGGAGGAGTACGAGCTGCCTGATTGGCTCAGCGGTGAGAACAGCCTGACTGCCCCCGACCTTGATTCAATCAGTAAACATGAAGACCTCATCGAGTCCATCAAGGGCATAGTAGCATTCGCGCGTAATG
This window encodes:
- a CDS encoding dihydroorotate oxidase, whose amino-acid sequence is MNLSTTIAGVTFPTCLMNAAGACCVTQEELEALGESHAGAIVTKSMTPQPREGNPGPRYVSFPGGSINSMGLPNLGYPAYAKLIPELRRFKKPVVASVAGLSPQDFIEAAKAIELAKPDLVEVNLSCPNIPGKPQIGYDMEASRQLLLELQDIFTIPMGVKLPPYFDPIHHEAMARVLEKVKVSFLSLINSVGNGLVVDPESETVVIKPKGGFGGMGGTIIKPVALANVRAFWKLFQGQMPIIGTGGVVTGTDVFEHLLCGASAVQIGTTLVDEGLTAFDRIEKELSEVLNKKGYASVEACRGKLKEL
- a CDS encoding LuxR C-terminal-related transcriptional regulator, with translation MAKAKLKTQDVKGAVREKKDDAFSLTARQKEILRLVALGHTNREIGEQLDISVRTVEVHRFNLMRRLRVRNVAQLLRQGLLLRLIPKNSVPSKS
- a CDS encoding FtsX-like permease family protein; this translates as MFYSILTLAIHHLWSRPLRTGLTVFGVGIGVSAAIAMSVANEEVFRSFETTVTSVVGTATIHITATEGLLDELVVIPVRKHQAVESASPVINLSAKVLLSENNPQSFRIQAVDVLEWLSADTLEFSSTDAEDSSLDYLLNPDVLFLHQDTAERLNLNVGDSLNLEVGSRRYEVTLGGVFVATNPGQTWDSFAIMDIAAAQMLFDLVGFVDRYDLKTQHHAPVQEIIQDLQRTLGPTISVGRPAQRNQQVERMLRSFQLNLTTLSMVGLFVGVFLVYNAVGFSVVQYRREIGILRALGMYRRQIAWLFLGEAAVVGLLGGAGGTALGVVFAKLLVVLESETVSELYTSVPVGAVEMTPALMAGGCVLGLGLAILGALGPCWEASHTEPARALAPGQYEDTRQNRYGLFTSLAVALFLVAFGLSMLPPVDGIPVYGYAAAFCLLLACTCLAPLCIQALRGIMSLPFKSALGLSAHLAADQIIRTPGRNSMTLSALMVGIAIMVGVGVMVQSFRTTVETWIDQTMMADLLITPQLDVLEASQAGKEAHFPEEILKAASALPGVVAVDPYRQVRIQVGETTVILVARDFRVHADRSQYLFVGGDSDTRLQEALKQNGVIVSEVLARRLNVEVGESLQLPTSQGSHGFPVVGIFYDYATDGGKVVMDRALYEEHWGDASASVLAIYKDPQTTSNELRTQLNSALTPLMPITIIGNQELREEILEIFDRTFRVTHGLELIAVLVGLLGIANTLLTAIVERQREFATFRALGAGVRQIQGMVFWESLILGAIGAILGLLAGLLLAALLIFVINKQSFGWTIQFVVSPSILLGAVTVAALAAIAAAYLPARWVTKGVIAEGLRYE
- a CDS encoding zeta toxin family protein, translating into MAKSQKKKILILAGPNGAGKTTFAREFLPQEAECLRFMNVDLIAEGLSPFNPDVAAFQAGRLMVQEMVTLVRRRESFAFETTLSGLRYARLIPQWRKKGYFIKLIFLKLPNPEMAIARVAARVAQGGHNVAENVIRRRFKAGWRNFQGTYQPLVDSWILYDNAGDVPRYVDSGGTR
- a CDS encoding DUF2283 domain-containing protein, whose product is MKLNYYAETDSLYIDLTENQGVESREVSEGIILDYDAEGNLVGIDIDNVSRKVKLEELTLNKLPASVHAIA
- a CDS encoding FtsX-like permease family protein translates to MGAGVRQIQGMVFWESLILGAIGAVLGLLAGLLLAALLIFVINKQSFGWTIQFVVSPSTLLGAVTVAGLAAIAAAYLPARWVTKGVIAEGLRYE
- a CDS encoding FitA-like ribbon-helix-helix domain-containing protein, with translation MSTLTIRKIPEAILERLKAAASRKDHSMEQEVRELLKKKYATTPEIAARIRKRWKDLPKTTPAKVKTWRQVGRP
- a CDS encoding type II toxin-antitoxin system VapC family toxin yields the protein MVVDTMVFAYALLGVPRFRDESLAVLTQVDSVLVPDSFRAELVNVVWQWIREHQQTLEVGMDVLTDADALITYAAPADELWERALELSVEANHPAYDTLCVALAERENTGLITYDTKLRKKFQNQTISPSDFLSNLS
- a CDS encoding type I restriction-modification system subunit M; amino-acid sequence: MALKKSELYSSLWQSCDELRGGMDASQYKDYVLVLLFIKYVSDKYAGIPYAPITIPNGASFKDMVALKGKPDIGDQINKKIIAPLANANKLSDMPDFNDPNKLGSGDEMVKKLTNLIAIFENKALDFSKNRAEGDDILGDAYEYLMRHFATQSGKSKGQFYTPAEVSRIIAQIIGIHEAKTTSATTVYDPACGSGSLLLKVGDEAGTSVTLYGQEKDAATSGLARMNMILHNNPTALIVQGNTLADPKFKEGDTLKTFDYVIANPPFSDKRWSTGIDPLNDPYNRFQPFGTPPGKQGDYAYLLHIVRSLKSQGKGACILPHGVLFRGHAEADIRRNLIRKGYIQGIIGLPANLFFGTGIPACIVVVNKQDAHTRKGIFMIDASAGFMKDGPKNRLRAQDIHKIVDVFNKRQEVPKYSRMVSVEEIEKNEFNLNLPRYIDSQTPEDLQDIEGHLKGGIPVADVDALQRYWEVCPNLQQVLFKANRPGYLDLTVDKAAIKPTIYEHPEFATFITDMNRHFATWRKKSAKRLKALQAGCHPKEIIFGLSEDLLAHYRGKPLMNHYDVYQHLMDYWSDTMQDDCYLIAAEGWKAETSRIIETKKGKDGKPGKQVDKGWACDLIPKPLIVARYFPKEQKAIDQLTVELENTTAQITELEEEHGGEEGVFAELEKINKATVTARLKELRAESEHVESQRKTIEGKTAVLKAAEDSPLYGNEEKSEADILNEWLTLNSQESDLKRKIKDAETALDAKAYAQYPKLTEDEIKTLVVDDKWLATLEKDIHGEMDRISQVLTQRVKELAEWYETPMPQMVDRVVELEGRVKGHLEKMGFAWK
- a CDS encoding restriction endonuclease subunit S; translation: MEVKSGYKQTEVGVIPEDWDVKTIDEICFYQNGTALEHYFNNSDGHLVISIGNYSSSGKFVETGNYIYKIHSIKLKKFLLRKNELAMLLNDKTSVGTIIGRVLLIDQDDTYIFNQRTMRLASKGAATPAYLYFQINSDLTHKRIVSLAKPGTQIYVNTRDITELNIPLPPTKDEQEAIAEALSDADALIESLEQLLNKKCHLKQGAMQELLTGKKRLPGFKEKWGEKTFDEIFDFYPTATNSRNDLNPEGDTFYIHYGDIHTRFHNHLDFSRDLPPKIERQCCKNAALLRNGDWIMVDASEDFDGIAKAVEVTGLNAGTAAVSGLHTFLLREKVPIFALGFKGHLRNLHSLQQQLLRVATGMKVFGVSKTALRNLFLPVPPPEEQTAIAAILSDMDAEIAALEAKLAKARQLKQGMMQELLTGRIRLVQRDQEVSKKNAE